In one Tepidisphaeraceae bacterium genomic region, the following are encoded:
- a CDS encoding superoxide dismutase yields the protein MPIDFKPLPYSPDALEPHIDKTTMEIHHGKHYKTYVDTYNGMLARAPQLDGKPLHEVLANNCAMAPDDVKTIVRNHGGGAHNHALFWEILGPGEKGDKSFGGAPVGNLKAAIDSTFGGFAAFKEKFETAAKTRFGSGWAWLVKKGDKVEVTSTANQDSPLMEGAFPIIGLDVWEHAYYLKYQNKRPDYAAAFWNVVNWKTAEDRFNRAK from the coding sequence ATGCCGATCGATTTCAAGCCGCTGCCTTACTCGCCCGACGCGTTGGAACCCCACATCGACAAGACGACGATGGAGATCCACCACGGCAAGCACTACAAGACCTACGTCGACACCTACAACGGCATGCTCGCCAGGGCCCCGCAGCTCGATGGCAAGCCGCTGCACGAGGTGCTCGCCAATAACTGCGCCATGGCCCCCGACGACGTGAAGACGATCGTCCGCAACCATGGCGGTGGCGCGCACAACCACGCGCTCTTCTGGGAAATCCTCGGCCCCGGTGAGAAGGGCGATAAGTCCTTCGGCGGCGCGCCCGTCGGCAACCTGAAGGCCGCCATCGACAGCACGTTCGGTGGCTTCGCCGCCTTTAAGGAAAAGTTCGAGACCGCCGCCAAGACGCGCTTCGGCTCCGGCTGGGCATGGCTGGTGAAGAAGGGCGACAAGGTCGAGGTCACCAGCACCGCCAATCAGGACAGCCCCCTGATGGAAGGCGCCTTCCCGATCATCGGCCTGGACGTGTGGGAACACGCCTATTACCTGAAGTACCAGAACAAGCGCCCCGACTACGCCGCCGCGTTCTGGAACGTGGTGAACTGGAAGACGGCCGAAGACCGCTTCAACCGCGCCAAGTAA
- a CDS encoding tRNA-(ms[2]io[6]A)-hydroxylase: MPEADLPLRYLTPEPWAAAVLEQPLELLNDHAHLEKKAATNALELLTRWPEPNPPENWVAAMTAVSRDEVEHLAFVSRLLARRGGRLTKQHANPYAADLHRLVRRGKGSEELVDRLMISALIEARSCERFNILAGACTDKEFKKMYSGLWASEHGHYLTFIQLAEQILPAPQVAKRWDEMLDAEAAIIARQSTGPRMHSGVA, from the coding sequence ATGCCCGAAGCCGACCTGCCTTTGCGTTACCTCACGCCCGAACCGTGGGCCGCCGCCGTGTTGGAACAGCCGTTGGAACTGCTGAACGACCATGCGCATCTGGAAAAGAAGGCCGCGACGAACGCGTTGGAGCTGCTGACGCGCTGGCCCGAGCCCAACCCGCCCGAGAACTGGGTCGCCGCCATGACGGCCGTCTCGCGCGACGAGGTCGAACACCTCGCGTTCGTCTCGCGCCTGCTCGCCCGGCGGGGCGGCCGGCTCACCAAGCAACACGCCAACCCGTACGCCGCCGACCTTCACAGGCTCGTCCGCCGCGGCAAGGGATCGGAAGAACTGGTCGATCGGTTGATGATCTCTGCCCTCATCGAGGCCCGCTCGTGCGAGCGGTTCAACATCCTCGCCGGCGCGTGTACGGACAAGGAATTCAAGAAGATGTACAGCGGCCTGTGGGCCAGCGAGCACGGCCACTACCTCACCTTCATCCAGCTCGCCGAGCAGATCCTGCCCGCGCCGCAGGTCGCCAAGCGCTGGGACGAAATGCTTGACGCCGAAGCCGCCATCATCGCCCGCCAATCGACGGGCCCGCGGATGCATTCGGGCGTCGCGTAG